In Primulina huaijiensis isolate GDHJ02 chromosome 4, ASM1229523v2, whole genome shotgun sequence, a genomic segment contains:
- the LOC140975266 gene encoding cytochrome P450 81Q32-like — protein MNQSLQTFVFPEMNTQFSLILYIPLILAVYVFTIHFLNKIRNFPPSPAVNLPILGHLHLLKKPLHRSLAKISDKFGPIIFLQFGSRRVLLVSSPSAAEECFTKNDIIFANRPRLLAGKYTGYDYTSLAWSSYGDHWRNVRKISTIELLSTNKLQTLQGIRADEVRSMICRLLHLSGDGKHAVDMKSVFLETTMNVMMRMIAGKRYYGEKVEEAEQAKRFRDIVSETFRNGGASNMGDFLPFFRWVGAVGGEKKLVELHKMRDSFMQELVEECKERMKNNGGDEGKKKTMIEMLVGLAEEQPEYYSDQIIKSLMLNLLAAGTDTSAATSEWALSLLLNHPQVLKKAQIEIEKHVGHERLIDESDISNLPYLHCIINETMRLYPVAPLLVPHESSDQCTVGGYHIPKKTMLLVNVWAIHNDTKNWEEPRKFKPERFEGVEGSREGFKLMTFGSGRRACPGEGLALRMVGLGLGSMIQCFEWERIGETLVDMSEGTGGTMPKAQPLLAYCKARSFVPKLLS, from the exons ATGAATCAATCTCTACAAACCTTCGTCTTCCCCGAAATGAATACTCAGTTTTCCTTAATTCTGTACATTCCACTGATTCTTGCCGTCTACGTCTTCACCATACATTTCCTCAACAAAATTAGAAACTTCCCACCCTCTCCCGCCGTCAATCTACCCATTCTCGGTCATCTCCACCTCCTGAAGAAGCCCCTCCACCGATCTCTTGCCAAGATTTCCGATAAATTTGGCCCAATAATTTTCCTGCAGTTTGGTTCCCGCCGTGTACTTCTTGTGTCCTCACCTTCAGCCGCCGAGGAATGTTTCACCAAAAACGACATCATCTTCGCCAACCGCCCCCGTTTACTCGCCGGGAAATATACGGGCTACGACTACACTTCTTTGGCCTGGAGTTCATACGGAGACCACTGGAGGAACGTCCGCAAAATTTCAACCATCGAGCTACTGTCAACGAACAAGCTTCAGACGCTTCAAGGGATCCGAGCCGACGAGGTGAGATCCATGATCTGTCGGCTGCTTCATCTCTCCGGAGACGGAAAACATGCAGTAGACATGAAGAGCGTCTTCTTGGAGACGACGATGAACGTGATGATGAGGATGATTGCTGGGAAGAGGTACTACGGCGAAAAGGTCGAGGAGGCGGAGCAGGCGAAGCGTTTCAGGGATATCGTGTCCGAAACTTTCCGGAACGGTGGCGCATCGAATATGGGGGATTTCCTGCCGTTCTTTAGATGGGTCGGGGCCGTCGGGGGGGAGAAGAAGTTGGTGGAACTGCATAAGATGAGGGATTCGTTTATGCAAGAACTGGTGGAAGAATGTAAGGAAAGAATGAAGAATAATGGCGGAGACGAAGGGAAGAAGAAGACGATGATTGAAATGCTAGTGGGACTTGCGGAGGAGCAACCAGAGTATTATTCTGATCAGATTATTAAAAGCCTAATGCTG AATTTGTTGGCTGCCGGGACAGATACTTCAGCTGCAACAAGTGAATGGGCTCTATCACTTCTGCTAAACCATCCACAAGTCTTGAAAAAAGCACAGATTGAAATCGAAAAACACGTCGGACACGAACGCTTGATTGACGAGTCGGACATATCTAACCTCCCTTACCTACATTGCATCATAAATGAAACCATGCGACTGTACCCTGTTGCCCCGTTGCTCGTCCCTCACGAATCATCTGACCAATGCACGGTCGGAGGCTATCACATCCCGAAAAAGACGATGCTTCTAGTGAACGTATGGGCAATACATAATGATACTAAAAATTGGGAGGAACCAAGGAAATTCAAGCCTGAGAGATTTGAAGGGGTGGAGGGAAGCAGGGAAGGGTTCAAATTAATGACGTTTGGATCCGGAAGGAGAGCGTGTCCGGGGGAAGGATTGGCGTTGCGTATGGTGGGATTGGGATTGGGATCTATGATCCAGTGTTTTGAATGGGAAAGGATTGGAGAGACTCTAGTTGACATGAGTGAAGGAACTGGAGGGACTATGCCTAAAGCACAACCTTTGTTAGCCTACTGTAAGGCTCGTTCCTTTGTGCCAAAGCTTTTGTCTTGA